A genomic window from Nocardioides rotundus includes:
- a CDS encoding fused MFS/spermidine synthase: MTPTPDDPAGLGHRAAVALVFGSSAAVLVVEIVALRLLAPYLGLTLETSTLVIGIALAAIALGSWGGGRIADLTGPRRLIGPALGISGAVVALTPAVLRTTAEAAPGALLPAAMLTIMVPGTLLSAVTPMATKLRLDSLERTGTVVGQLSGVGTLGAIVGTVVTGFVLISRVPVTAILLGLGATLVLAALPMMWAARSRGGTAALALAVGAGGLAAAVAPGGCDVETTYHCANVETAPNGSTTLVLDNLRHSAVDLDDPRYLEFEYIRAIASVTDTAFPEGEAVDAYHLGAGGLTIPRYLAAERPGTRSVVSEIDGGVVRIDEQRLGLGHVPGVDVRVEDGRLGLRRLADDSRDLVVGDAFGGVSVPWHLTTREALADVRRVLRPDGVYVANLIDYGEQRFARAEVATMRAVFDNVMIAGQAGDVGLDSPFGSDGGNLVAIASDRPLDPAAIRAAMDRRDTGWTVRDPAGTAAWVGDAQVLTDDYAPVDQLLQPYTNTAG, from the coding sequence GTGACCCCGACACCCGACGACCCCGCGGGGCTCGGCCACCGGGCGGCGGTGGCGCTGGTCTTCGGCTCGTCGGCGGCGGTGCTGGTGGTGGAGATCGTGGCGCTGCGGCTGCTGGCGCCGTACCTCGGCCTCACCCTGGAGACCAGCACCCTGGTCATCGGGATCGCCCTGGCCGCGATCGCGCTCGGCTCGTGGGGCGGCGGCCGGATCGCCGACCTCACCGGCCCCCGGCGGCTGATCGGCCCGGCGCTGGGCATCAGCGGCGCCGTGGTCGCGCTCACGCCGGCGGTGCTGCGCACCACGGCCGAGGCCGCGCCCGGCGCGCTCCTGCCGGCCGCGATGCTCACCATCATGGTGCCCGGCACGCTGCTCTCGGCGGTCACGCCGATGGCGACCAAGCTGCGGCTGGACAGCCTGGAGCGCACCGGCACCGTGGTCGGACAGCTCTCCGGCGTCGGGACGCTCGGCGCGATCGTCGGCACCGTGGTCACGGGCTTCGTGCTCATCTCCCGGGTGCCGGTCACCGCGATCCTCCTCGGTCTCGGCGCCACCCTGGTGCTGGCCGCGCTGCCGATGATGTGGGCCGCGCGCTCCCGAGGAGGTACGGCGGCACTCGCGCTCGCCGTCGGCGCCGGCGGCCTCGCCGCGGCGGTCGCCCCGGGCGGTTGTGACGTGGAGACGACGTACCACTGCGCGAACGTCGAGACCGCGCCGAACGGCTCGACGACCCTCGTCCTGGACAACCTGCGGCACTCGGCGGTCGACCTGGACGACCCGCGCTATCTGGAGTTCGAGTACATCCGCGCGATCGCCTCGGTCACCGACACCGCCTTCCCCGAGGGCGAGGCGGTCGACGCCTACCACCTCGGCGCGGGCGGACTGACGATCCCGCGCTACCTCGCCGCGGAGCGCCCCGGCACCCGCAGCGTGGTCTCCGAGATCGACGGCGGCGTGGTCCGGATCGACGAGCAGCGGCTCGGGCTCGGCCACGTGCCCGGGGTCGACGTACGCGTCGAGGACGGCCGGCTCGGCCTGCGCCGCCTCGCCGACGACAGCCGCGACCTCGTCGTCGGCGACGCGTTCGGCGGGGTCAGCGTGCCCTGGCACCTCACGACGCGCGAGGCGCTGGCCGACGTACGGCGCGTCCTGCGACCCGACGGCGTCTACGTCGCCAACCTCATCGACTACGGCGAGCAGCGGTTCGCCCGCGCCGAGGTCGCGACCATGCGGGCCGTCTTCGACAACGTGATGATCGCCGGCCAGGCCGGCGACGTCGGGCTCGACTCCCCCTTCGGCTCCGACGGCGGCAACCTGGTCGCCATCGCCTCCGACCGGCCGCTCGACCCGGCGGCGATCCGGGCGGCGATGGACCGCCGGGACACCGGCTGGACCGTCCGCGACCCGGCCGGCACGGCCGCATGGGTCGGCGACGCCCAGGTGCTCACCGACGACTACGCGCCCGTCGACCAGTTGCTCCAGCCCTACACGAACACTGCCGGGTGA
- a CDS encoding DUF3841 domain-containing protein, translating into MLTLHTLQSPAAYEQLRTRGRLVADPSLAEPEFVEAYGWMRRQMDERIGPGTGIVWLWAGVGYRELAALCRGCRGEVLLTVRMHRRDVLLSDFGDWHSVLNRSLAIPPLPHETWEAWEERFERTYEEWWRRVQPHADAPLSTWPPPLRAELEASWTAVFEVSSDGRDGAGGVQATTTVVRVEDVVRATRIC; encoded by the coding sequence GTGCTGACGCTGCACACGCTGCAGTCTCCGGCGGCGTACGAGCAGTTGAGGACCAGGGGACGGCTCGTCGCTGACCCCTCGCTGGCCGAGCCGGAGTTCGTGGAGGCGTATGGCTGGATGCGTCGACAGATGGATGAGCGCATCGGACCTGGCACCGGGATCGTGTGGTTGTGGGCCGGGGTCGGCTATCGCGAGCTCGCTGCCCTGTGCCGAGGGTGTCGGGGGGAGGTGCTGCTCACGGTCCGGATGCATCGGCGCGACGTACTGCTCAGCGACTTCGGCGACTGGCACAGCGTCCTCAACCGCAGCCTCGCGATCCCGCCCTTGCCCCACGAGACGTGGGAGGCGTGGGAGGAGCGTTTCGAGCGCACCTACGAGGAGTGGTGGCGTCGGGTCCAGCCGCATGCGGACGCTCCGCTCTCGACCTGGCCGCCCCCGCTTCGCGCGGAGTTGGAGGCATCGTGGACGGCCGTCTTCGAGGTGTCGTCGGACGGCCGGGACGGCGCGGGGGGAGTGCAGGCGACGACCACCGTGGTGCGCGTGGAGGACGTCGTCCGGGCAACGCGGATCTGTTGA
- a CDS encoding PHP domain-containing protein, which produces MRIDLHTHSLHSDGSDAPRRLVELAVDAGLDVVALTDHDTVAGWEEARAAGEELGIQVILGAEFSTSNQDRGQHLLGYGFDPDHRGIAEILRRGASARADRADALFERLSDLGLGVDREYVVSLAGGIPSRKHVAAGMVRAGHVASDDEAFARYLNEGGPAYIPRYRPTIEEAIRAIGSAGGVSVIAHPWDTRRGEAVTEARFAALAASGLDGIEVDHQQHSEEDRAALRSIAADLSLAATGSSDYHGTRKTNHDLGCHLTDPEVAGALLGLDLT; this is translated from the coding sequence ATGCGGATAGACCTTCATACCCATTCTCTGCACAGCGACGGCTCGGACGCGCCCCGGAGACTCGTCGAGCTGGCGGTCGACGCGGGCCTCGACGTCGTGGCGTTGACCGACCACGACACCGTCGCCGGATGGGAGGAGGCGCGCGCTGCCGGTGAGGAGCTCGGGATCCAGGTCATCCTCGGAGCCGAGTTCTCCACCTCGAACCAGGATCGCGGTCAGCACCTGCTGGGGTACGGGTTCGACCCGGATCATCGGGGGATCGCCGAGATCCTCCGCAGGGGCGCCTCGGCGCGGGCCGACCGCGCGGACGCTCTGTTCGAGAGGCTGAGCGACCTCGGCCTGGGTGTCGACCGCGAGTACGTCGTCTCACTCGCCGGCGGCATCCCGAGCCGCAAGCACGTGGCGGCCGGCATGGTGAGGGCGGGGCATGTCGCGTCGGATGACGAGGCATTCGCGCGCTATCTGAACGAAGGCGGCCCGGCGTACATCCCTCGCTATCGGCCGACGATCGAGGAGGCCATCCGAGCCATCGGGTCGGCAGGGGGTGTATCGGTCATCGCGCATCCGTGGGACACCCGCCGGGGCGAGGCCGTCACCGAGGCGAGGTTCGCCGCACTCGCGGCGTCGGGACTGGACGGGATCGAGGTGGACCACCAGCAGCACTCCGAGGAGGATCGTGCCGCTCTGCGGTCGATCGCCGCCGATCTGAGTCTCGCGGCCACCGGATCCAGCGACTATCACGGCACCCGGAAGACGAATCACGACCTCGGCTGCCATCTGACGGATCCGGAGGTGGCCGGGGCCCTGCTCGGACTCGACCTGACCTGA
- a CDS encoding T3SS (YopN, CesT) and YbjN peptide-binding chaperone 1, protein MTEDAAWEKFRDGLALYLGLMDDPDDEDHLRIELPDPAADFEDGCRPYVQFATFGAGQGIRAEVSGNAYLLPNYRLGAAGCAALSELGWSGNEQRGDPDDKNWSMERPMSDTDEVADKVAVVLQHVFGIAHPQLLTHDAWGPASPSADVLLELCATDQVPADLPTTAASAEASTSELIVLPADRDELLSAVAAVLREKYDEEASVDDDGDFVLDQSGQLAWVRVRTDQPAVEILARIVHDVRSRRATAVELSLLNRDNIWVHWTLVERTVWQGLALPGHPFVPQHLDAMLDLFFKAAESHRDDLAYRLGAKVR, encoded by the coding sequence GTGACCGAGGACGCCGCCTGGGAGAAGTTCCGAGACGGCCTGGCCCTCTATCTCGGATTGATGGACGATCCCGACGACGAGGACCACCTGCGGATCGAGTTGCCCGACCCCGCCGCCGACTTTGAGGACGGCTGCCGCCCCTACGTGCAGTTCGCGACCTTCGGCGCGGGGCAGGGCATCCGCGCGGAGGTCTCCGGCAACGCATACCTGCTGCCCAACTACCGGCTCGGGGCGGCAGGCTGCGCCGCCTTGAGCGAGTTGGGTTGGTCCGGCAACGAGCAGCGGGGGGACCCTGACGACAAGAACTGGTCCATGGAGCGACCGATGAGTGACACCGACGAGGTCGCCGACAAGGTCGCGGTGGTGCTTCAGCACGTCTTCGGGATCGCGCACCCGCAGTTGCTCACCCACGACGCCTGGGGGCCTGCGTCGCCGAGTGCCGACGTACTGCTCGAGTTGTGCGCGACCGATCAGGTTCCGGCTGACTTGCCGACCACCGCTGCCTCGGCGGAGGCGTCGACGAGCGAGCTGATCGTCCTTCCCGCAGACCGGGACGAGCTGCTCAGCGCTGTCGCCGCTGTGTTGCGGGAGAAGTACGACGAGGAGGCGAGCGTCGACGACGACGGTGACTTCGTCCTGGACCAGAGCGGGCAGCTGGCCTGGGTTCGGGTGCGCACGGACCAGCCGGCGGTGGAGATCCTGGCGCGGATCGTGCACGACGTCCGCTCCCGGCGGGCGACCGCGGTCGAGCTGAGTCTGCTCAATCGCGACAACATCTGGGTGCACTGGACGCTGGTCGAACGGACGGTGTGGCAGGGCCTGGCGCTGCCCGGCCATCCCTTCGTGCCGCAGCATCTCGACGCCATGCTGGACCTGTTCTTCAAGGCGGCCGAGTCTCATCGAGACGACCTGGCCTATCGACTGGGCGCGAAGGTGCGCTGA
- a CDS encoding ADP-ribosylglycohydrolase family protein, with product MATLTPAQLDRACGAVLGTAVGDALGAPYEFGLARVGPEGPQMIGGGLGDFAPGEWTDDTSMAWAILDVAASGADLRTEEALTRTARNFRQWYESHPPDIGNQTRAVLNAVGAEPSSATMTATSFDLHARTGHTGGNGSLMRTAPVALGYLDDPAGLVEAARKVSVLTHYDPRAQEACVIWSLAIRHAILHGELEVRSGLEVLDAEAAAYWTARLDEAEAGPPSRFRPNGWVVTALQAAWAAIVHTPIPGDGPECLHLQEALATAIGIGDDTDTVAAIAGGLVGARYGASAIPAKWRRLSHGYPGLRGEQLVELAHLAANGGPGAYGWPLTDHIDYSGYVSSPVLVAHPHDDGVWLGDVSALDDLPEPITAVVSLCLVGRDQVPQRAESVVYRLIDQPSLALNPNLDFVLADAAQTVAALRAEGHEVLVHCVATQSRTPAVAIAYSLLRGVGLDEARDAVLGALPEARPNQGFLAALGRLSDDLR from the coding sequence GTGGCGACGCTGACTCCTGCGCAGCTCGACCGAGCCTGTGGCGCGGTGCTCGGAACGGCGGTCGGAGATGCCCTGGGAGCGCCGTACGAGTTCGGCCTGGCGCGGGTCGGGCCGGAGGGGCCGCAGATGATCGGGGGCGGGCTCGGTGACTTCGCTCCGGGCGAGTGGACCGACGACACCTCGATGGCCTGGGCCATCCTGGACGTCGCCGCGTCCGGTGCGGACCTCCGGACGGAGGAGGCGCTCACCCGGACTGCACGGAACTTCCGCCAGTGGTACGAGTCCCACCCGCCCGACATCGGTAACCAGACCCGGGCAGTCCTGAACGCCGTGGGTGCCGAGCCGAGCAGTGCGACGATGACTGCCACGTCCTTCGACCTGCACGCGCGCACGGGGCACACCGGAGGAAACGGCTCGCTGATGCGGACTGCTCCGGTGGCGTTGGGCTACTTGGATGATCCCGCCGGTCTCGTCGAGGCGGCACGGAAGGTGAGTGTGCTGACCCACTACGACCCACGTGCTCAGGAGGCGTGCGTCATCTGGTCGTTGGCCATCCGGCACGCGATCCTGCACGGAGAGCTCGAGGTGCGCTCTGGGCTCGAAGTGCTGGACGCGGAGGCCGCCGCCTACTGGACTGCGCGGCTGGACGAGGCAGAGGCAGGCCCGCCGTCTCGGTTCCGCCCGAACGGCTGGGTGGTCACGGCGCTGCAGGCGGCGTGGGCGGCGATCGTGCACACGCCGATTCCGGGGGATGGGCCCGAGTGCCTCCATCTCCAGGAGGCGCTGGCAACGGCCATCGGCATCGGCGACGACACCGACACGGTCGCGGCGATCGCCGGCGGACTGGTCGGAGCGCGGTACGGCGCTTCCGCGATCCCGGCGAAGTGGCGGCGGCTGAGCCATGGGTACCCAGGGCTGCGGGGTGAGCAGCTCGTCGAGCTCGCGCATCTCGCGGCCAACGGTGGCCCCGGTGCGTACGGCTGGCCGTTGACGGACCACATCGACTACTCCGGCTACGTCTCGTCGCCGGTGCTGGTTGCTCATCCCCATGACGACGGGGTGTGGCTCGGCGACGTGTCGGCGCTGGATGACTTGCCGGAGCCCATCACCGCCGTGGTCAGCCTATGCCTGGTCGGACGCGACCAGGTTCCGCAGCGAGCGGAGAGTGTGGTGTACCGGTTGATCGATCAGCCAAGCCTGGCTCTGAACCCGAATCTGGACTTCGTCCTGGCTGACGCGGCTCAGACCGTCGCGGCGCTCCGGGCGGAGGGGCACGAGGTGCTCGTCCACTGTGTCGCCACACAGAGCAGGACGCCCGCGGTCGCGATCGCGTACTCGCTCCTGCGGGGAGTGGGTCTGGACGAGGCACGAGACGCAGTCCTGGGTGCGTTGCCCGAGGCGCGACCGAACCAGGGCTTTCTGGCGGCGCTTGGGCGGTTGTCGGATGATCTCCGATGA
- a CDS encoding PDDEXK family nuclease, translating into MPRKILVTGPSGAIHLVETPADNEFELQKCLQDNPQLLPGEDMGLSGELLVVGRETRVASGAIDLLCLSRSGELVIIEFKTGPQNTDFRHALAQVIDYGSDIWKLGDWTTFDEGIVHPYLKTQHDAGKLIDCDDLESAASSAWGLTQDEWDSLTVRLDQVINRGDFHFVVAAQRFIDSMKVTASYLNATAQSGRFYLVEVIRLDGAGEFDGAGQTAYAAQVVHRPDGRAGYSSSPAGKASKDAFLAAISLPAYREAMSELFARAVSLGLSMEWGAKGASIRLKSPDRSEPISVGWVFLEGGQYKFAKHVTFGVESTSLANHPTIEPAIRDFCQQVKQVPGAVVAGGKSYAAIFEPAEFVQAKDKLITLLDELAKATTEGG; encoded by the coding sequence ATGCCTCGCAAGATTCTGGTGACCGGTCCAAGCGGTGCTATCCACTTGGTGGAAACCCCAGCGGACAACGAGTTTGAGCTCCAAAAATGCCTGCAAGACAACCCACAACTATTGCCCGGAGAGGACATGGGGCTAAGCGGGGAACTACTGGTGGTCGGCCGCGAGACACGGGTAGCGTCGGGCGCGATCGATCTGCTGTGCCTGTCGAGGTCGGGTGAGTTGGTGATTATCGAGTTCAAGACCGGTCCACAGAACACAGACTTCCGTCATGCACTGGCACAGGTCATCGACTACGGCTCCGACATATGGAAACTGGGTGACTGGACAACTTTCGACGAGGGCATCGTTCATCCGTACTTGAAAACCCAACATGATGCAGGGAAACTCATCGACTGCGACGATCTTGAGTCCGCTGCCTCGTCAGCCTGGGGGTTGACTCAGGACGAATGGGATTCGCTCACCGTGCGTCTTGACCAAGTCATCAATCGCGGCGACTTCCACTTCGTCGTCGCGGCGCAGAGGTTTATCGATTCAATGAAGGTGACCGCTAGCTACCTCAATGCAACTGCTCAGTCTGGGCGCTTCTACTTGGTGGAGGTCATTCGTCTCGACGGCGCTGGCGAGTTTGACGGCGCTGGACAGACCGCGTACGCGGCGCAGGTTGTCCATCGTCCCGACGGACGGGCGGGCTACAGTTCGAGCCCTGCGGGGAAGGCGTCGAAAGACGCCTTCCTAGCCGCAATATCGCTTCCCGCTTACCGGGAAGCGATGAGCGAACTCTTCGCGAGGGCCGTTTCGTTGGGGCTTAGCATGGAGTGGGGCGCGAAGGGTGCATCGATTCGTCTGAAATCGCCCGATCGCTCCGAACCCATTTCAGTAGGGTGGGTCTTCCTCGAGGGCGGACAGTACAAGTTCGCCAAGCACGTCACATTCGGTGTCGAGTCCACTTCGCTGGCGAACCATCCGACGATCGAGCCGGCCATCCGCGACTTCTGTCAGCAAGTTAAACAGGTCCCTGGCGCAGTGGTTGCTGGCGGCAAGTCGTACGCTGCCATCTTCGAGCCTGCGGAATTTGTGCAGGCGAAGGACAAATTGATCACGCTCCTTGACGAGCTCGCAAAAGCTACGACTGAGGGAGGTTGA
- a CDS encoding TRAFAC clade GTPase domain-containing protein, with protein sequence MAKYPKVREQHIAVFGESGSGKTVLVSSFFGATQDGSYRNDLWDLVADDAGQGARLYRNYLGMRDEAQTPATTHFVNTTYYFSVKLKGGGEQSAKKRPFDVLRLAWHDYPGEWFEQHPSSEAEFNRRTDTFRSLLRSDVALLLIDGQKLVDHPGEEERYLKSVLGNYRQGLLRLKDQFLAESGRLVEFPRIWILALSKADLLPHIDVDAFRDLVLLKAFEDVERLRLTIAELIETPDALAIGEDFILLSAAKFELGSGSQDPVQIDLSERVGVDLVLPVASLLPLERRVLWQGKMTVPLNVLDSLADGAELIAAGLVGGKYAKVEKLLARIPKSGKAAIIASKALPMMATAVQLAGPKLKEMNQQARSQHDYLRATLTQFKQDLEQGAAEKVIRSPK encoded by the coding sequence ATGGCGAAGTACCCCAAGGTCCGAGAGCAGCACATAGCAGTGTTTGGCGAGAGTGGATCCGGGAAGACCGTGCTGGTCTCGTCCTTCTTCGGAGCTACCCAGGACGGCTCCTATCGCAACGACTTGTGGGATCTCGTCGCCGACGATGCTGGCCAAGGCGCCCGCCTGTACCGGAACTACCTGGGGATGCGCGACGAGGCACAGACCCCAGCAACGACGCATTTCGTCAACACCACGTATTACTTCTCCGTGAAGCTCAAAGGCGGTGGCGAGCAGTCCGCGAAGAAGCGGCCCTTCGACGTTCTGCGGCTTGCCTGGCACGACTACCCGGGAGAGTGGTTCGAGCAGCATCCAAGTAGCGAGGCGGAGTTCAACCGTCGGACCGACACGTTCCGGTCGTTGCTCCGCTCGGATGTTGCCCTCCTCTTGATCGACGGACAGAAGCTGGTTGACCACCCCGGTGAGGAGGAGCGGTACCTCAAGTCTGTGCTGGGCAACTACCGACAGGGGCTCCTGCGACTCAAGGATCAGTTTCTTGCCGAAAGTGGCCGCTTGGTCGAGTTCCCCCGCATATGGATCCTCGCATTATCCAAAGCCGACCTCCTGCCTCACATCGATGTCGACGCCTTCCGTGACCTCGTTCTTCTCAAGGCCTTTGAGGACGTCGAGCGTTTGCGCCTCACCATCGCTGAGCTGATCGAGACACCCGACGCGCTCGCCATCGGCGAGGACTTCATCCTGCTGTCGGCCGCCAAGTTCGAACTCGGGTCCGGCAGTCAGGATCCCGTCCAGATCGACCTCAGTGAGCGAGTGGGAGTAGATCTCGTACTCCCGGTTGCGTCCCTGCTTCCACTCGAACGCCGCGTCCTGTGGCAGGGGAAGATGACTGTCCCCCTGAACGTGCTCGACTCCTTGGCTGATGGCGCCGAACTGATCGCCGCCGGCCTGGTCGGCGGCAAGTACGCGAAGGTAGAGAAGCTCCTTGCCCGCATCCCGAAGTCAGGCAAGGCCGCCATCATTGCGTCGAAGGCGCTGCCGATGATGGCTACCGCGGTTCAGCTTGCAGGGCCGAAGTTGAAGGAGATGAACCAGCAGGCTAGATCACAACACGACTACCTTCGCGCCACGCTGACCCAGTTCAAACAGGATCTGGAGCAGGGGGCGGCCGAGAAGGTCATCAGGAGCCCCAAGTGA
- a CDS encoding 2-keto-3-deoxygluconate permease, producing the protein MTDTTTEREIVPLYQLMSRVPGGLMLIPLVIGSLLGTFATGFLEMGSFTTALFQESALPLIALLIFATGTQVTLKTSGPVLATAGVVLVCKSIIPATIVILIGQVVGIDGILGISILALLVAVDNSNGGLWLAFTGRYGDKRDRGAYIASALNDGPFFSMLFLGASGLADIPATAMIAAVIPFILGMVVGNLDPQWREILRPTPAIVIPFFALALGTGIDLKAIVAGGIGGAVMGVVVAPITGLFVYLGYKLILRRGYRSGIGFAAGTTAGNAIATPAIVGLADPRFEPYVETATAQVAASVLVTAILAPLIASAVLKREGGLLTEEEIERIDELDLGMTEPKL; encoded by the coding sequence ATGACCGATACGACCACCGAGCGCGAGATCGTCCCGCTCTACCAACTCATGAGCCGCGTCCCGGGCGGCCTGATGCTCATCCCGCTCGTGATCGGCTCGCTGCTGGGCACCTTCGCCACGGGCTTCTTGGAGATGGGCTCGTTCACCACGGCGCTGTTCCAGGAGAGCGCGCTTCCGCTGATCGCGCTGCTGATCTTCGCGACCGGCACCCAGGTGACGCTCAAGACCAGCGGCCCGGTGCTCGCGACCGCGGGCGTCGTCCTGGTCTGCAAGAGCATCATCCCCGCCACGATCGTGATCCTGATCGGGCAGGTGGTCGGCATCGACGGCATCCTCGGCATCTCGATCCTGGCGCTGCTGGTGGCGGTCGACAACAGCAACGGCGGCCTGTGGCTGGCGTTCACCGGGCGGTACGGCGACAAGCGAGACCGCGGCGCCTACATCGCCTCCGCCCTCAACGACGGGCCCTTCTTCTCCATGCTCTTCCTCGGTGCCTCGGGTCTGGCGGACATCCCGGCCACCGCGATGATCGCCGCCGTCATCCCGTTCATCCTCGGCATGGTCGTCGGCAACCTGGACCCGCAGTGGCGGGAGATCCTGCGCCCGACCCCGGCCATCGTGATCCCGTTCTTCGCCCTCGCGCTCGGCACCGGCATCGACCTCAAGGCGATCGTCGCGGGCGGCATCGGCGGCGCTGTCATGGGCGTGGTGGTCGCCCCGATCACCGGCCTGTTCGTCTACCTCGGCTACAAGCTCATCCTGCGTCGCGGCTATCGCTCCGGCATCGGCTTCGCCGCCGGCACCACGGCGGGCAACGCGATCGCGACGCCGGCCATCGTCGGGCTGGCGGATCCGCGGTTCGAGCCGTACGTCGAGACCGCGACCGCGCAGGTCGCCGCCTCGGTGTTGGTCACCGCGATCCTCGCCCCGCTCATCGCCTCCGCCGTACTCAAGCGGGAGGGCGGCCTGCTCACCGAGGAGGAGATCGAGCGGATCGACGAGCTGGACCTCGGGATGACGGAACCGAAGCTGTGA
- a CDS encoding four-carbon acid sugar kinase family protein: MKVLVLADDLTGAGDTVVAFARSGWSALLSLSGGWVELPSEDAVALTLDTRNDPRAAEVTARAVADLGGDRIYLKIDSTVRGRVAEQVRGALTGRRRTRPGSFAVVCPAYPAMGRTVVDGIVSVDGRPVHQGPAGHDPVTPVATSDLRELIPGGAIAATTDAAAIREAAREHDVVLVDAREQRDLDRLALAVAEIGPDAIPVGSAGLATALARVWGGRETAAAEPAAVPHRGRALVVVSSLHETARAQVARLRERVAADRLPVDLLVTPEERDADAGVRRARELAVEAAAALGTREHDLLVLVGGDGAAQTLLALGATGVRVSDALVEGLPVGTIVGGPYAGLAVATKAGGFGNDQTLTQIIDAAGVGKEPTHE; this comes from the coding sequence GTGAAGGTGCTGGTGCTGGCCGACGACCTGACCGGGGCGGGGGACACCGTCGTGGCGTTCGCCCGGTCGGGCTGGTCGGCCCTGCTCTCCCTCAGCGGCGGCTGGGTCGAGCTGCCCAGCGAGGACGCGGTGGCGCTCACTCTGGACACCCGCAACGATCCGCGCGCGGCGGAGGTGACCGCGCGTGCCGTCGCCGACCTCGGCGGGGACCGGATCTATCTGAAGATCGACTCCACCGTGCGTGGCCGGGTCGCCGAGCAGGTGCGCGGCGCGCTGACCGGGCGGCGACGTACCCGACCCGGTTCCTTCGCGGTCGTGTGTCCCGCCTACCCGGCGATGGGCCGCACCGTGGTGGACGGCATCGTGAGCGTGGACGGGAGGCCCGTGCACCAGGGGCCGGCCGGTCACGACCCGGTCACTCCGGTCGCCACCTCCGATCTGCGCGAGCTGATCCCGGGCGGCGCGATCGCCGCGACCACGGACGCGGCGGCCATCCGGGAAGCGGCCCGGGAGCACGACGTGGTCCTGGTCGACGCCCGCGAACAGCGCGACCTCGACCGGCTGGCGCTCGCGGTCGCCGAGATCGGCCCGGACGCGATCCCCGTCGGCTCCGCCGGCCTCGCCACCGCACTCGCCCGGGTGTGGGGCGGGCGCGAGACCGCGGCGGCCGAGCCGGCCGCCGTACCGCACCGAGGCCGGGCCCTGGTCGTCGTCTCCTCCCTGCACGAGACGGCGCGGGCGCAGGTCGCCCGGCTGCGGGAGCGGGTGGCCGCGGACCGGCTGCCCGTGGACCTGCTGGTGACGCCGGAGGAGCGGGACGCCGACGCGGGAGTACGCCGAGCCCGCGAGCTCGCCGTCGAGGCGGCGGCCGCCCTCGGGACTCGGGAGCACGACCTGCTCGTGCTCGTCGGCGGCGACGGCGCCGCGCAGACCCTGCTGGCGCTCGGCGCGACCGGGGTGCGGGTGAGCGACGCGCTCGTCGAGGGCTTGCCCGTCGGCACCATCGTCGGCGGTCCGTACGCCGGCCTCGCGGTCGCCACCAAGGCCGGTGGCTTCGGCAACGACCAGACTCTGACGCAGATCATCGACGCCGCCGGCGTCGGGAAGGAACCCACCCATGAGTGA